The proteins below come from a single Gimesia alba genomic window:
- a CDS encoding glycosyltransferase family 9 protein has protein sequence MEPRKIILSNSLSPGDIVMLTATLRDLHRAYPGRFLTDVRTTAMQIWENNPYITPLDPGEPGVTTIKMQYPLVHQSNRSSFHFIHGFTQYLEKQLDLKIPVTNFHGDIHLTEQEKRWMSQVRETGFQGNYWIMMAGGKYDFTAKWWNPAFYQQVVDHFRGRIQFVQCGEAKHFHPPLEGVINLIGKTDTRQFIRLMYHADGVVCPVTFAMHLAAAVETKRGKPKNRAAVVLAGGREPAQWEAYPHHQFINTNGALRCCDQGGCWKSRCQPVDDNDPKNQDLCLYPVQVTEDLQIPKCMNMIAPQDVIRRIEMYFEGGALQYNQPQVERNSFERREVQAV, from the coding sequence ATGGAACCACGCAAGATCATTCTAAGCAACTCCCTCAGCCCCGGCGATATTGTCATGTTGACGGCGACGCTCCGGGACCTGCATCGAGCCTACCCGGGACGCTTTCTGACAGATGTCCGCACTACCGCGATGCAGATCTGGGAGAATAATCCTTACATCACTCCCCTCGATCCTGGGGAGCCGGGCGTGACGACGATTAAAATGCAGTATCCCCTGGTCCATCAATCGAATCGCAGTTCCTTCCATTTCATTCATGGGTTTACGCAGTACCTGGAGAAACAGCTGGATTTGAAAATTCCGGTCACGAACTTTCACGGAGACATCCATCTGACAGAACAGGAAAAACGCTGGATGTCGCAAGTGCGGGAGACCGGCTTTCAGGGAAACTACTGGATTATGATGGCCGGCGGTAAATACGATTTCACCGCCAAGTGGTGGAATCCCGCGTTTTACCAGCAGGTTGTCGACCATTTTCGGGGTCGAATTCAATTCGTGCAGTGCGGCGAAGCAAAACATTTTCACCCTCCGTTAGAGGGCGTGATCAATTTGATTGGTAAAACCGACACGCGTCAGTTCATCCGACTGATGTATCACGCGGATGGCGTGGTCTGCCCGGTGACGTTTGCCATGCATCTGGCCGCCGCGGTGGAAACGAAACGAGGAAAACCGAAAAACCGGGCTGCCGTCGTTCTGGCTGGAGGCAGAGAACCCGCGCAGTGGGAAGCCTATCCGCATCACCAGTTCATCAACACCAACGGCGCCTTGCGATGTTGTGATCAGGGAGGCTGCTGGAAATCACGCTGTCAGCCGGTCGACGATAACGACCCCAAAAACCAGGATCTATGTCTCTACCCGGTTCAAGTCACTGAGGATCTGCAGATCCCCAAATGCATGAACATGATCGCACCACAGGATGTCATTCGACGCATTGAAATGTATTTCGAAGGTGGCGCCCTTCAATACAATCAGCCCCAAGTCGAACGAAATTCATTCGAACGCCGTGAAGTACAAGCTGTCTGA